A single Sphingosinicella sp. BN140058 DNA region contains:
- a CDS encoding strawberry notch-like NTP hydrolase domain-containing protein: MTPETAANALRQGQVLNVDVDTGVAAIALTIPYLFNHINPTQTNGASALAKFRKLCDNAGLPHDHQVFASWFAFRALRAQAGDAILVEYDCPVAVALAAALGTVAVANEAHILRDDQSNPAAISLTRAEPTADESGVIATPAGTLRFPGCPIASSIGTWASALAAIDKVAASFGRKAYDADPDAIVELDFVRPGRDGKVDADSIHEDWAPEIAFHADLKPHPSRLIQSATLATVSPPPVAYRPRLPRRVISSGFISNAQFDFIAAAGEAHQRFLPIDPDADQPQEYRTGFDLADGTGAGKTNEILGVILDNFLRGRTQAVIVLAKRRHRHGFLETWARMGRDRRDFQFQWALKPGQDFRGRQGIILTTYSTLRDFNATAEEYPRIEQLERWLGEDFEGVMAFDESQEMRNAAGFEDVSGRSNTSRQGLSGIAVQDRFPKARVVYASATGATDVHNLAYATRLGLWGAGTCFPQRSNFISTFEQGGIADLEQVTLSLKAAGVYMARSLSFDGVETRHLAVTLTQQERDVYNEASRAWGRLFDAMGHCAELCGVPSRDEKKMRELAEKGASGAVPYSNLNGMFESNRKSSMATLIAAFKARAVIVDAKENIDSGHAVVIQMQNTYEAQLNRALDRLEDITNIRLEPAELISFAEALPTEEYHLVKSFTEKGNEILVWEPKLDAVGKPVINGHAAACRQRMIDEVRSIKLPLPPLDQIMLAFGPGRLAEVTGRTKRLIPNKPNGDLDGANGVLIEDRTEAHRLKDIEAFHDGRKQGLVFSTGAGGASLSYHAKIGTKNTARRVHYVIQLGYRADEVTQGFGRTHRSDQVHPPILTIVSCDLPADRLYASRIVSALFKLGALTQGHRHAASNGMFDERDCLDGPYAIAAWEDLQLDVQEGLIPDYTWEQFMMDLGLDFSDSDEMEEIGNRKARSVLTNVNRMINRVAALTDRRQDLIFEHLRTRIDKRIEKAIADGTFNAGPEILKASSLQIVSEKLIEQDEVHGARTRVLRIRKKSELATNTWKEAQRRYFISRAGAGGYANFVKHRTTGQVALHVPGKPFVDIMGRRLATKDIITPTSTQNRLARIVEREPWMPMGDMELLQAMWDAAVEAAPREAISYVTIVTDALLPIWSALKQGSGFRNAVYRLQTDEGQQIVGRPLAPESLEGFFSMIGVSAAPCDEEVAEIAGHLRTGARVALVSKATAPHYLSGVFTGSEMTGVEIEIGASPSPTLNVALEALVSGHPGRGAGAVLRIASQRSAIDHALRTVMAVAPAKFVEEDITAKVAPLVPFPLAANSAATSVQQQQLAA; encoded by the coding sequence ATGACGCCCGAGACGGCCGCCAATGCTCTGCGCCAAGGCCAGGTTCTGAACGTCGATGTCGATACAGGAGTCGCCGCGATCGCGCTGACGATCCCCTATCTCTTCAACCACATCAATCCGACCCAGACGAACGGTGCCAGCGCGCTCGCGAAGTTCCGCAAGCTCTGTGACAACGCTGGGCTCCCGCACGACCATCAGGTCTTCGCGTCCTGGTTCGCATTCCGTGCTCTCCGCGCCCAGGCAGGCGATGCGATCCTCGTCGAGTACGACTGCCCAGTGGCAGTCGCACTGGCGGCAGCCCTCGGGACCGTGGCTGTCGCTAACGAGGCCCATATCCTTCGTGACGATCAAAGCAATCCGGCCGCGATCAGCCTGACCAGGGCCGAGCCTACCGCCGACGAAAGCGGCGTCATCGCTACCCCGGCCGGCACGCTCCGCTTCCCCGGTTGCCCAATCGCTTCCTCGATCGGAACCTGGGCTTCCGCGCTCGCAGCAATCGACAAGGTGGCCGCGAGCTTCGGCCGCAAAGCCTATGACGCCGATCCGGACGCGATCGTCGAGCTCGATTTCGTCCGCCCCGGCCGCGACGGCAAAGTCGATGCCGACTCCATCCACGAGGACTGGGCCCCGGAGATTGCCTTCCACGCCGATCTGAAGCCTCACCCGTCCCGCCTCATCCAGTCGGCTACCCTCGCGACGGTATCGCCCCCGCCGGTCGCGTACCGCCCGCGACTGCCGCGGCGCGTGATCTCCAGCGGTTTCATCTCGAACGCGCAATTCGACTTCATCGCCGCCGCCGGCGAAGCTCACCAGCGTTTCCTGCCGATCGATCCGGACGCTGACCAGCCACAGGAATATCGGACCGGGTTCGACCTTGCGGACGGCACCGGCGCGGGCAAGACCAACGAAATCCTCGGTGTCATTCTCGACAACTTCCTCCGCGGCCGAACCCAAGCCGTGATCGTGCTCGCCAAGCGCCGCCACCGTCACGGTTTCCTTGAGACATGGGCCCGCATGGGGCGCGATCGTCGCGATTTTCAGTTCCAGTGGGCGTTAAAGCCAGGCCAGGATTTCCGCGGCCGCCAGGGCATCATCCTGACCACCTACTCGACCTTGCGCGACTTCAATGCGACCGCGGAGGAGTATCCCCGCATCGAACAGCTGGAGCGCTGGCTCGGCGAGGACTTCGAAGGCGTCATGGCGTTCGACGAGTCCCAGGAGATGCGCAACGCTGCCGGGTTCGAGGACGTGTCCGGCCGTTCGAACACCAGTCGGCAGGGCTTGTCCGGCATCGCCGTTCAAGATCGTTTCCCCAAGGCGCGCGTAGTTTACGCCTCCGCCACCGGCGCAACGGATGTGCACAATTTGGCGTACGCGACCCGTCTGGGCCTCTGGGGTGCCGGCACGTGCTTCCCGCAGCGCTCGAATTTCATCAGCACCTTCGAGCAGGGCGGCATCGCCGACCTCGAACAGGTGACGCTCTCGCTGAAGGCGGCAGGCGTTTACATGGCCCGCTCTCTGTCCTTTGACGGCGTCGAGACGCGCCACCTTGCCGTCACGCTTACGCAACAGGAACGAGACGTCTATAACGAGGCATCCCGCGCCTGGGGCCGCCTGTTTGACGCGATGGGGCATTGTGCAGAACTATGCGGCGTTCCCTCCCGCGACGAAAAGAAGATGCGGGAGCTCGCTGAGAAGGGCGCTAGCGGCGCAGTCCCCTACTCCAACCTAAACGGCATGTTCGAGTCGAACCGCAAGAGTTCGATGGCGACCCTCATAGCGGCCTTCAAGGCACGCGCTGTTATCGTCGATGCCAAGGAGAACATCGACAGCGGCCATGCCGTCGTCATCCAGATGCAGAACACCTATGAGGCTCAGCTCAATCGTGCGCTCGACCGCCTCGAAGACATCACCAACATTCGTCTCGAGCCCGCCGAGCTCATCTCGTTCGCTGAGGCCCTGCCGACCGAGGAATATCACCTGGTCAAGAGCTTCACCGAGAAGGGCAACGAAATCCTCGTCTGGGAGCCGAAGCTCGATGCGGTCGGCAAGCCGGTCATCAACGGCCACGCTGCCGCCTGCCGCCAACGGATGATCGACGAAGTGCGGAGCATCAAGCTTCCGCTTCCTCCGCTCGATCAGATCATGCTGGCGTTTGGACCCGGCCGCCTGGCGGAAGTCACCGGTCGAACCAAGCGATTGATCCCGAACAAGCCGAACGGCGACCTTGACGGAGCCAACGGTGTGCTGATCGAGGATCGGACGGAGGCGCACCGCCTGAAAGACATTGAAGCGTTCCACGACGGTCGCAAGCAAGGCCTCGTTTTCTCGACCGGCGCTGGCGGCGCGAGCCTCTCCTACCACGCCAAGATCGGCACGAAAAACACAGCGCGGCGCGTCCACTACGTGATCCAGCTCGGCTACCGCGCCGATGAGGTGACGCAAGGTTTCGGCCGAACTCACCGATCGGACCAGGTCCACCCGCCGATCCTCACGATCGTCTCCTGCGATTTGCCCGCTGACCGCCTGTACGCAAGCCGCATTGTCTCGGCGCTGTTCAAGCTTGGTGCCCTGACCCAGGGCCACCGGCACGCGGCGTCCAACGGAATGTTCGACGAACGCGACTGCCTCGACGGCCCCTATGCTATCGCCGCGTGGGAGGATCTCCAGCTCGACGTTCAGGAAGGCCTCATCCCGGATTACACCTGGGAGCAGTTCATGATGGACCTCGGGCTGGATTTCTCCGACTCCGACGAGATGGAGGAGATCGGGAACCGCAAGGCTCGAAGCGTGCTCACCAATGTCAACCGCATGATCAATCGTGTCGCCGCTCTGACCGACCGACGGCAGGATCTCATTTTCGAGCACCTGCGCACGCGGATCGACAAACGGATCGAGAAGGCGATCGCCGACGGCACGTTCAACGCTGGCCCGGAGATTCTCAAGGCTTCCTCTCTGCAGATCGTTTCTGAAAAGCTGATCGAGCAGGACGAAGTCCACGGAGCGCGCACCCGCGTCCTGCGGATCCGCAAGAAGTCGGAGCTTGCCACCAACACTTGGAAGGAGGCGCAGCGCCGGTATTTCATCAGTCGAGCTGGCGCCGGCGGCTACGCGAACTTCGTGAAGCACCGCACCACCGGCCAGGTCGCTCTGCACGTGCCCGGCAAGCCCTTCGTCGACATCATGGGGCGCCGCCTCGCGACGAAAGACATCATAACGCCGACGTCCACCCAGAACCGCCTCGCGCGCATCGTCGAGCGAGAGCCCTGGATGCCTATGGGCGACATGGAGCTTCTCCAGGCCATGTGGGACGCCGCGGTCGAGGCTGCGCCGCGCGAGGCGATCTCCTACGTGACGATCGTCACCGACGCCCTTCTCCCGATCTGGAGTGCCCTCAAGCAGGGGTCAGGATTCAGGAATGCCGTTTACCGGCTCCAGACGGACGAGGGGCAACAGATCGTCGGTCGACCGCTCGCACCCGAAAGCCTGGAAGGTTTCTTCTCGATGATCGGCGTCAGCGCTGCTCCTTGCGACGAAGAGGTTGCGGAGATCGCCGGTCACCTCCGCACCGGCGCGCGGGTCGCCCTTGTGTCTAAGGCGACGGCTCCGCACTACCTTTCGGGAGTCTTCACTGGATCCGAGATGACGGGCGTCGAGATCGAGATCGGGGCGTCTCCCTCGCCCACCCTCAACGTGGCTTTGGAAGCCCTGGTCTCCGGGCACCCCGGCCGCGGTGCTGGAGCGGTGCTCAGGATCGCTTCTCAGCGCAGCGCCATCGACCACGCTCTACGCACCGTCATGGCTGTTGCCCCGGCGAAGTTCGTCGAGGAAGACATCACGGCGAAGGTCGCTCCTCTCGTGCCGTTTCCGCTCGCCGCCAACAGCGCAGCGACTTCTGTGCAACAGCAGCAGCTCGCCGCATAA
- a CDS encoding DUF3085 domain-containing protein translates to MNRIATFRIDDRLRQIVEHATNAPTIRPNGNEMCDPDNLKPGVTPAGFPGEDDIDLAKIPRGLWLVKDNGIYLMSPGNPPLLDDAFIAANPDSTRHLCAYAVETPADGEDSYLAARRIAGGDDFCEKLEIGLFQQVIADGAKELMIEFSDDAMSVMSR, encoded by the coding sequence ATGAACCGCATCGCCACCTTCCGCATCGACGACAGGCTCCGCCAGATTGTCGAGCACGCAACCAATGCTCCCACCATCCGGCCGAACGGCAACGAGATGTGTGACCCTGACAATCTGAAGCCCGGCGTCACCCCGGCCGGCTTCCCCGGAGAGGATGACATAGACCTCGCCAAGATCCCCCGTGGCCTGTGGCTGGTGAAGGACAATGGGATCTACCTCATGAGCCCCGGCAACCCTCCTCTCCTCGACGACGCATTCATTGCCGCCAACCCGGACAGCACCCGACACCTCTGCGCGTATGCAGTCGAGACTCCCGCCGACGGAGAAGACTCTTATCTCGCGGCGCGCCGGATCGCAGGCGGGGACGACTTCTGCGAAAAGCTGGAGATCGGCCTCTTCCAGCAGGTGATCGCCGACGGCGCCAAGGAGCTCATGATCGAGTTCTCCGACGACGCCATGTCCGTGATGTCCCGTTGA
- a CDS encoding ParB N-terminal domain-containing protein, which translates to MTKSKNPVLASAEEERIPLSLLVEWPDNPRKTRLEADVDKIAHSSASRGQLVPLLGWRAAGDTETMVIDGETRRCGYLKNAAAGIITAEKAYRVLVFPPETTRDQLISIALAANTDRQAMNPIEEMEAYTALARAGMKIKAIAEMRGVEQREIHQRLALGDLIPAARDLIRSGTRQMGWAQAMTLGSPAAQERIVNEIIANPTSYPTGAAVRAELTRGVIPAKSARFPLTELADCLVRDLFEDGDHFSDPDKFWARQKIEIDAIIADLRTSHNDVVFIDRMRFDDAGWTAGGDEADATAVVIAHDDGSVEIRRGLIPPVIATDEDGEGAFLVGADADYASEHDAFASEAPTAVRPVAANDTGSTATAPPPPKVDLNPLDNPTKETMTYLIGQVSASLKLQVASNPRLAMAAVIAGSLTKRGPTSPSLSVTGLHLDPKDQTSQVFGQLQAKRSARDRIVLEAGIAGMNSPATVIQKLLALDAGLLEQVFAYTVADSVTGAVDEPTIEIFDAIGADVLTGWRVEETYISKLSNAQKRALALEIIDLQNQPGPRSSPGEVTKAILEAVDADALAGNFLNAGGFVPPQIQAVLNKLAAKRAAQEAAVDAALPKAA; encoded by the coding sequence ATGACGAAGTCGAAGAACCCGGTTCTCGCATCCGCCGAGGAGGAGCGCATTCCCCTCAGCCTACTCGTGGAATGGCCGGACAATCCGCGCAAGACCCGCCTCGAGGCGGACGTCGACAAGATCGCACACAGCAGCGCCTCCCGTGGTCAGCTCGTCCCGCTCCTCGGCTGGCGCGCCGCAGGCGATACCGAGACGATGGTGATCGACGGCGAGACCCGCCGCTGCGGCTATCTGAAGAACGCTGCAGCCGGCATCATCACCGCGGAAAAGGCGTACCGCGTCCTCGTCTTCCCGCCGGAGACGACACGGGATCAGCTGATCTCGATTGCCCTTGCGGCGAACACCGATCGCCAGGCGATGAATCCCATCGAGGAGATGGAAGCCTACACCGCTCTCGCCCGCGCCGGCATGAAGATCAAGGCGATCGCCGAGATGCGAGGCGTCGAGCAGCGTGAGATCCACCAGCGGCTCGCCCTCGGCGACCTCATCCCCGCCGCACGTGACCTGATCCGCAGCGGCACGCGCCAGATGGGCTGGGCCCAGGCCATGACCCTCGGCTCGCCAGCGGCCCAAGAGCGGATCGTCAACGAGATCATCGCAAACCCGACATCGTACCCCACCGGTGCGGCGGTGCGCGCTGAGCTCACACGCGGCGTCATCCCTGCCAAGTCAGCACGCTTCCCCCTGACTGAGCTCGCCGACTGCCTGGTCAGGGACCTCTTCGAGGACGGTGACCACTTCAGCGACCCAGACAAGTTCTGGGCTCGCCAGAAGATCGAGATCGACGCAATCATCGCTGACCTCAGGACGTCGCACAACGACGTCGTCTTCATCGATCGCATGCGCTTCGACGACGCCGGCTGGACCGCAGGCGGGGACGAGGCAGACGCTACCGCCGTGGTCATTGCTCATGACGACGGCTCGGTCGAGATCCGCCGCGGCTTGATCCCGCCGGTCATCGCGACCGACGAGGATGGAGAAGGCGCGTTCCTCGTCGGAGCCGACGCCGACTATGCGAGCGAGCACGACGCCTTCGCCTCCGAAGCTCCCACCGCCGTGCGGCCGGTTGCAGCAAACGACACCGGCTCGACGGCTACCGCCCCGCCGCCGCCGAAGGTCGACCTCAATCCGCTCGACAACCCGACCAAGGAGACGATGACGTACCTCATCGGCCAGGTAAGCGCGTCGCTGAAACTCCAGGTCGCCAGCAATCCCCGGTTGGCCATGGCAGCCGTCATCGCCGGCTCGCTGACGAAGCGGGGACCGACGAGCCCCAGCCTTTCGGTCACCGGTCTTCACCTCGATCCGAAGGACCAGACGTCTCAGGTGTTTGGACAGCTGCAGGCGAAGCGCTCTGCCCGCGACCGCATCGTCCTCGAAGCGGGTATCGCCGGCATGAACTCACCCGCCACGGTGATTCAAAAGCTGCTGGCGCTCGACGCCGGACTGCTCGAGCAGGTCTTCGCTTACACCGTCGCCGACTCCGTAACCGGCGCCGTCGACGAGCCGACGATCGAGATCTTCGACGCGATCGGCGCGGACGTCCTCACCGGCTGGCGCGTCGAGGAGACCTACATCAGCAAGCTCAGCAACGCGCAGAAGCGCGCCCTTGCCCTGGAGATCATCGACCTCCAGAACCAGCCGGGTCCGCGCAGCAGCCCTGGCGAGGTCACGAAGGCCATCCTCGAAGCCGTCGATGCCGACGCGCTCGCCGGCAACTTCCTGAACGCGGGGGGCTTTGTGCCGCCACAGATCCAGGCGGTGCTCAACAAGCTCGCTGCCAAGCGCGCCGCCCAGGAAGCCGCAGTGGACGCTGCGCTCCCGAAGGCCGCGTAA
- a CDS encoding N-6 DNA methylase, with protein MTHALFAELDLAGDRRAADIDKLHQGTAFYTAVPEIEALLDRLDWPNTGSRLLDPGAGNGGFVVSALARLNLAANDVATAATRVRGYEIHPGAATAARVNVRQHLTGRGWSLPAAIEAANQIIQTKDFLLSPVPVGVFDVIAANPPYWRLLSHLPPDSPYRLDYEAIVPAHARADLLFAYLQRAMDIAAPAARMGLVTADRWLINSGSAELRERIGRVYSVLDIQRLDASSAFYRPKARTKGTPARVHPVSLILTPSAAGRPLTAAPFRIEQLPDVDGVPLRDLAQIRLAPWLGPEGIFYVRDRGDLPAARLVPCVEPEDIDPATDTIKGYSRWALKTDSARPEDCVVAHIEAGLDAMPKRGRRTPVWLPPERFDGKLPLDRDAVLIPRIAKRLRPILLPAGVMPINHNLVCLAGVDAPELMRMLNDPAVQEQADVLAVRLDGGYRSYTATLLRQLVIPRALAVRAISARS; from the coding sequence TTGACCCACGCCCTTTTCGCCGAACTCGACCTCGCCGGCGATCGCCGCGCCGCGGACATTGACAAGCTCCACCAGGGGACAGCCTTCTACACGGCCGTCCCCGAAATCGAGGCGCTGCTCGATCGCCTCGATTGGCCGAACACCGGATCCCGCCTCCTCGATCCCGGCGCCGGCAACGGGGGCTTCGTCGTCTCGGCTCTAGCGCGGCTCAACCTGGCCGCCAACGACGTCGCCACCGCAGCCACTCGTGTACGCGGCTATGAGATCCATCCTGGCGCGGCCACCGCAGCGCGGGTCAACGTGCGGCAACACCTCACCGGGCGCGGGTGGTCGCTGCCCGCTGCGATAGAAGCAGCAAACCAGATCATTCAAACGAAGGACTTCCTCCTTTCTCCCGTGCCCGTCGGGGTCTTCGACGTCATCGCTGCCAATCCCCCTTATTGGCGCCTGCTTTCTCACCTTCCACCCGACAGCCCCTATCGCCTCGACTACGAGGCGATCGTTCCAGCGCACGCCCGTGCAGATCTCCTGTTCGCGTATCTTCAACGAGCTATGGACATCGCTGCACCCGCCGCGCGGATGGGCTTGGTGACCGCCGATCGCTGGCTGATCAACAGCGGATCAGCTGAGCTTCGAGAGCGGATCGGCCGTGTCTATTCCGTGTTGGACATCCAGCGGCTGGACGCATCCTCGGCCTTCTACCGACCCAAAGCTCGCACGAAAGGTACGCCGGCGCGCGTTCACCCCGTCAGCCTCATTCTCACTCCATCGGCTGCGGGACGACCGCTGACCGCCGCGCCATTCCGCATCGAACAGCTTCCCGACGTCGACGGCGTCCCGCTTCGTGATCTCGCGCAGATCCGACTCGCGCCTTGGCTTGGGCCAGAAGGCATCTTCTACGTCCGCGACCGCGGCGATTTGCCGGCCGCGCGCCTCGTCCCATGCGTTGAGCCGGAGGACATCGATCCCGCTACCGACACCATCAAAGGCTACTCGCGATGGGCCCTCAAGACGGACAGCGCGAGACCCGAGGATTGCGTCGTCGCCCACATCGAAGCCGGTCTCGATGCAATGCCGAAGCGCGGCCGCCGCACACCTGTCTGGTTGCCGCCCGAGCGCTTCGACGGGAAACTCCCGCTCGACCGTGACGCGGTCCTCATCCCCCGGATTGCGAAGCGCTTGCGCCCGATCTTGCTCCCGGCCGGCGTCATGCCGATCAATCACAACCTGGTCTGCCTCGCCGGAGTAGATGCTCCTGAGCTCATGCGCATGCTCAACGACCCTGCTGTGCAAGAGCAAGCGGACGTTCTGGCCGTTCGGCTTGATGGTGGATATCGAAGCTACACCGCCACCCTCCTGCGCCAGCTCGTCATTCCAAGAGCGCTCGCCGTGAGGGCAATCTCCGCTCGAAGCTAA
- a CDS encoding phosphoadenosine phosphosulfate reductase family protein, with protein sequence MDQFSLFAESDLPSRDLDVLDVRQHPGVAISRAAGIDGLLEPDLASYDDVIVAFSGGKDSVACVLHLLDQGVRPELWHHDIDGHDEGTFFDWPVTAAYCDAFAAAFGLMIYHSWRVGGLKRELLKDNDRLAPVMFETPDGVGTAGGLRGKIDSRLRWPALAADLRTRWCSSIGKIDVFAAAIANQSRFQGRRILVVTGERAQESASRSKYQTFELHRNHAPGPIARRVVHHWRPIHGWSEQRVWEIIERHRVNAHPCYHLGWARASCAFCVFSGKSHLATLRKIMPVRFREFADLETQFGHTIRRGATIDQVADQGLPFELDPQTVQLALSTEYSEAIILDRWTLPRGAYGENAGPN encoded by the coding sequence ATGGATCAGTTCAGCCTTTTCGCCGAAAGCGATCTTCCATCGCGTGATCTGGACGTGCTCGATGTGCGACAGCACCCCGGCGTTGCGATAAGCCGGGCGGCCGGCATCGACGGACTTCTAGAGCCCGACCTCGCCAGCTACGACGACGTTATTGTCGCGTTCTCCGGTGGTAAAGACAGCGTCGCGTGCGTTCTCCACCTCCTGGATCAAGGCGTCCGGCCGGAGCTCTGGCATCACGACATCGACGGACACGACGAGGGAACGTTCTTCGACTGGCCCGTCACGGCCGCCTACTGCGATGCTTTCGCCGCCGCCTTTGGGCTGATGATTTATCACTCTTGGCGGGTTGGCGGGCTCAAGCGGGAGCTGCTCAAGGATAATGACCGCCTCGCCCCAGTTATGTTCGAAACGCCCGACGGCGTTGGAACAGCCGGTGGTTTGCGCGGTAAGATCGACTCTCGCCTGCGCTGGCCGGCTCTCGCGGCCGACCTGCGCACCAGGTGGTGCAGCTCAATTGGCAAGATCGACGTCTTCGCAGCGGCGATCGCAAACCAAAGCCGTTTCCAAGGGCGCCGTATCCTCGTGGTCACCGGCGAGCGCGCTCAAGAGTCTGCCTCCCGGTCCAAGTACCAGACGTTTGAGCTCCACCGGAACCACGCTCCCGGTCCCATCGCCCGGCGTGTCGTCCACCACTGGCGCCCTATCCATGGCTGGTCAGAGCAACGGGTCTGGGAGATCATCGAACGGCACCGCGTCAACGCTCACCCGTGCTATCACCTCGGTTGGGCGCGTGCTTCCTGCGCGTTCTGTGTGTTCTCTGGCAAATCGCACCTTGCGACACTTCGCAAGATCATGCCGGTGCGGTTCCGAGAATTCGCCGACCTCGAAACACAGTTCGGCCACACGATCCGTCGTGGAGCTACCATCGACCAGGTCGCGGACCAAGGCTTGCCCTTCGAGCTTGATCCGCAAACCGTGCAGCTGGCACTGTCCACCGAGTATTCCGAAGCGATCATCCTTGATCGGTGGACGCTCCCCCGAGGCGCTTACGGCGAGAACGCCGGCCCGAACTAG